The Pararhizobium sp. IMCC21322 sequence CAGTTAATCATATCCATGATCTTACTCCGCCTTCATGGTGGGATCGACGGCCGGTAAAGGTCCACTGCCGGCAAGTCTCACCTGGCTTTTGTTCTCAGCCTCATCGCCCTTGCGCGCCAAATGAACTATGGCGCCGATGTAAGCAGTCAGCAGCAGTGCGTACACCAGCAGATAGGCCACCAGAGACGAGGCAACCATGCCGGAGCCAATCGGACCAACCGCTTCCCGTGTTGTCAGAACACCGCTCACCAACCATGGCTGACGACCGATTTCGGTCACGTACCAGCCTGCCAGGGTGGCAACCCAGCCCGAGAATGTCATCCCAACCAGAGCAATAGCCAACGGTTTGGCGATGTCGCGCCCTTTGCGCATCTGCCAAGCGCTTGTCCAGGACAGAAGCAGCATCAGCATCCCGATACCAACCATGATGCGAAAGCCGAAGAACACAGGCTTTACCGGCGGATGCAGTATCTCACCATCCGCGCTGACAAAGTCATTCAGACCCGGCACCACGCCATCCGCACTGTGCTTCAGAATTAGGCTGGCACCTGATGGAATGCCGATTTCCATATGGTTTTCGCGCGCTGCCTCATCTGGCCAGGCAAACAGCAGCAGAGGCACATTGCCCTGCGTTTCCCAATTGCCTTCCATAGCGGCAACTTTGGCCGGTTGATATTCAAGCGTGTTGAGCCCGTGCAAATCGCCAACAAAAATCTGAATGGGAATGATGACAGCAGCAACCGTCACGCCCAGTCGCAATGCAGACTTTACCGCAGGCCTTCGCTCGCCAAACAGCCACCGCAGCGCCGACACACCGGCAATCAGAAAAGCCACGGTCAGGCCGGATGCCAGCAACATGTGTATCAAACGATAGGGCAAGGAAGGATTGAAGATAATCGCCATCCAGTCCGTCGCATAGGCCACGCCGTCGCGAATCTCAAAACCCTGAGGCGTGTGCATCCAGGAATTCAGCGCAATAATCCAGAAGGCGGAAACCGTAGTGCCAAACGTCACAAGAAAGGTCGAAACCGTATGAACACGCGCTGATACCCGATTGAAGCCGAACAGCATAATGCCCAGAAAAACAGCTTCCAGAAAGAATGCCGTCAAAACCTCATAGGCCAGTAAGGGGCCTGCAATGTTACCCACGCGTTCCATGAACCCGGGCCAATTGGTGCCAAACTGGAAGCTCATGGTGATGCCGGACACCACGCCCATACCGAACGACAGAGCAAAAATCTTGACCCAGAAATGGTAGATATCCATCCACTTCATGTCGCCGCTGCGATTGTAACGCAAACGCAGATAAAACAGCACCCATCCCAATGCGATGGTGATCGTCGGAAACAGAATGTGGAACGAAATATTGGCCGCAAACTGGATGCGGGCCAGAACAAACGGATCAAGCGCACTCATGCTGTGTCCTTTCCGGCAACTTCAATTCGACCATCGGTTTTTGTCTTGTTTTTCCGGCCAGGCAGACTGGTCAAACGGTCTTTCATATCAAGTACCTTTTGAACCTTTGCGCCCAGCGTTAGCAGCGCCACCAGCCGCTCTGTGTCCAGTTTCTGGACATCTTCATACCAGCCGGTCAGCTGCTCAATCAGATCGTGCATTTCGCTCATCCGGCCCTGCGCATAAATATCCGCATCGCTGGTCGGGTTCTGCATCATGACATCACGCAACAGCGACAATGTGGGGTCCACTTCACGCTTTTTGCGCTCTTCCGCCAGATTGCGCACAATTTCCCAGATATCTTCCGGTGTCGTGAAATAGTCCCGCCTGTCGTCCGGCAGATGTTTCAGATGCACCAGGTTCCAAGCCTGCAATTCCTTTAATCCCATGGACACATTAGAGCGCGACACACCAAGTGCGGCCACTATCTGGTCAGCATTCATCGGATCTGGCGCGGCAAACAAGACAGCATAAATCTGGCCAACCGTGCGGCTTATGCCCCATCGACTGCCCATTTCACCAAAATGCAGCACAAAGGATTGTACCATCGGAGACAGGTTCATTGTAAGCTCTTATTGTAATTTCAGTAATTTCTGAAATGTATATAGGGCATTGAATCCTATCGGGAAAGAGGCACGATATTCATTTGACAAAATGCCGCGACACAGAATTTGATTTGTTCAACAGGCATCGGCAGCGCTACTAGGGTGCCGACCCTTTATGGGTGATGAAATAGCAGAACAAATGGCAAAGAGATGCAAGGAAATGCGCGCAGAGCGGGCTTTCTGCCCGGTCAAGCGCTTTGACGCCGCAGGTCGCAGCCATTTTTCTGTCCATCAAGGATCGGGCCTGTTTGCCCGCAGCCCGCGTCGCAAAGACTTGAAAGTCTTCAGACTTCCTGCTTCTTTGCTCCTGGTCTGCAAACAAACCGATCCCGACTATTTCACCACCCATAATGGGTCCGCACCCTAAGCTGCGCGCCAATTTCAGATTGCGCCACCCAGCGTGCTGGCCAAACCGACAATCAAACAGGTCACACATTTGCGGTTTCCATTGTCAGCCGCTTGCCTTAGGAAAATCAACCAACAACATCCCTATCGGAACGGAACCGGGCCCGTGAACAATTGAACAATCTGCGCGGCAGCCTTCTGATGGTCGCGGCCATGGCCGCGTTTTCGCTGGAAGATCTGTTCATTAAGTCTGCAACGACATCCCTACCCCTTGGTCAGGTGCTGATCCTGTTTGGTCTGGGAGGCATGATTGTGTTCATGATTCTGACTGCACGGCGCGGTGAGGTCTTGCTGCACCCGGCAATCCTGTCACGCCCGATTATATTGCGGTCCATTTGTGAAGTGACAGGCCGAATTTGCTTCACGCTCGCCCTTGCATTGACCCCCTTGTCGAGCGCATCTGCAATTTTGCAGGCGACCCCGCTGATCGTCATCATTGGCGCAGTCATCTTTTTTGGCGAGACCGTCGGCTGGCGGCGCTGGTTGGCAATTTTGATCGGGTTGGGCGGCGTCTTGCTGATTCTACGCCCGGGTCTGAGCGGGTTTGAACCAGCATCCCTGTTCGCAGTGCTTGGAACACTTGGCTTTGCCGGGCGGGATCTTGCCACCCGTGCCGCTCCCCAATCCATGTCAAACATGCAATTGGGCGTCTGGGGCTTTTTCATGCTTGTTGTTGCAGGATGTCTGATGCTCAACTGGACTGGTGGTATCATATGGCCAGGCGCTAACAATTTGTTGCAGATCGCGGGCGCAATTATCTTCGGCGTCATCGCCTACAACGCGCTTACAATAGCCATGCGCAGCGGAGAGATTTCAGTCGTCGCGCCCTTTCGTTACACCAGGCTGGTTTTTGCCATGGTGCTGGGCGTCGTCATATTTGCCGAAAGGCCGGATAGTCTCACCCTGCTTTGCAGTGCCATTGTTGTTGGCTGCGGCCTTTACTCGGTGTTCCGTGAAAGAAGGCTGCAACAAACCGCAACCTCCTGATGAAGTGGTAGTTCTCGGACACCGACGTTCGGAACGCCAGCTTTACATCAGCAGAACCATTCAGAGCATAGCTGTCAGAAAAATCGTAGATGATTGGCTGGTAAACGGGTGTTGCAACCCGGCAAAAAAATACCTTTTTACGTCAAAAATTTATCATATCAGCCAGTTACTTTAACCAGCGAACGACCCGACCTGCTCGTGGCATTTGACCCCAACATCATACTCAGAATGGAACTTTTGCTGATCAATTGATGAATCGCGTAGGAACTGACACCTGCGACGACAGCAATGATCACGAATTCGATGATCGGCGGCAAGTTGACCAACAGAAATAACGTTGCCAGCACAAAGATAATCGGGTGGTGAAACAGGTAGATAGTGAAAGAAGCATCCACCAGTTTACGGACCTTGGCGTTGGGTCTGTTGAAATGCTTGACGGCCAGATTTGAGATATAGCCAACGATCAGCAAAGCACCTGCGATGCCAGCAATCACATTGAGTGTATGCCCCAGTAAATCCGTATACGGGAAGACAGAAAGAACTGCCAGAACAATGCCAACGCAAGCCGCTGTCGGACCGGGCTTAACGAGTAAGTCCTGCATTTTCGAACTGTGGAACAGTATCACACCGAGGCAGAAATAGAGGATATAAGCATTGTAGTTGATGACCGCGTTTCCGTAGTACGGGCTTGCAGCTACGACCACGGATTGGACATAGGCAGTCGCAGCGCACAGACCAGCAAAACCGATGAATGATGCGATGCGATTGCGCGTGACCCAGCCCACCAGGCCATCAAGCGCTGCCCGCAGGTTAGCGCCACCCACCAGCGCATGGAGC is a genomic window containing:
- a CDS encoding cytochrome ubiquinol oxidase subunit I — encoded protein: MSALDPFVLARIQFAANISFHILFPTITIALGWVLFYLRLRYNRSGDMKWMDIYHFWVKIFALSFGMGVVSGITMSFQFGTNWPGFMERVGNIAGPLLAYEVLTAFFLEAVFLGIMLFGFNRVSARVHTVSTFLVTFGTTVSAFWIIALNSWMHTPQGFEIRDGVAYATDWMAIIFNPSLPYRLIHMLLASGLTVAFLIAGVSALRWLFGERRPAVKSALRLGVTVAAVIIPIQIFVGDLHGLNTLEYQPAKVAAMEGNWETQGNVPLLLFAWPDEAARENHMEIGIPSGASLILKHSADGVVPGLNDFVSADGEILHPPVKPVFFGFRIMVGIGMLMLLLSWTSAWQMRKGRDIAKPLAIALVGMTFSGWVATLAGWYVTEIGRQPWLVSGVLTTREAVGPIGSGMVASSLVAYLLVYALLLTAYIGAIVHLARKGDEAENKSQVRLAGSGPLPAVDPTMKAE
- a CDS encoding GbsR/MarR family transcriptional regulator is translated as MNLSPMVQSFVLHFGEMGSRWGISRTVGQIYAVLFAAPDPMNADQIVAALGVSRSNVSMGLKELQAWNLVHLKHLPDDRRDYFTTPEDIWEIVRNLAEERKKREVDPTLSLLRDVMMQNPTSDADIYAQGRMSEMHDLIEQLTGWYEDVQKLDTERLVALLTLGAKVQKVLDMKDRLTSLPGRKNKTKTDGRIEVAGKDTA
- a CDS encoding DMT family transporter, yielding MNNLRGSLLMVAAMAAFSLEDLFIKSATTSLPLGQVLILFGLGGMIVFMILTARRGEVLLHPAILSRPIILRSICEVTGRICFTLALALTPLSSASAILQATPLIVIIGAVIFFGETVGWRRWLAILIGLGGVLLILRPGLSGFEPASLFAVLGTLGFAGRDLATRAAPQSMSNMQLGVWGFFMLVVAGCLMLNWTGGIIWPGANNLLQIAGAIIFGVIAYNALTIAMRSGEISVVAPFRYTRLVFAMVLGVVIFAERPDSLTLLCSAIVVGCGLYSVFRERRLQQTATS
- a CDS encoding acyltransferase family protein, coding for MSNIQSGNKDRLHHWDFSWALYLMLGIPFHAAVIYSLAHEWAVSSPDKSQVLTWLSSFLHTFRMPGFFLLAGFFSIMLLDRKGPMIWLKSRLFRLGVPLFSATLLILPFQIVVQSVALSVNGTLPWADLSAYTTGQLTQFGEPWISHLWFLWSLIAYCVGLAMLHALVGGANLRAALDGLVGWVTRNRIASFIGFAGLCAATAYVQSVVVAASPYYGNAVINYNAYILYFCLGVILFHSSKMQDLLVKPGPTAACVGIVLAVLSVFPYTDLLGHTLNVIAGIAGALLIVGYISNLAVKHFNRPNAKVRKLVDASFTIYLFHHPIIFVLATLFLLVNLPPIIEFVIIAVVAGVSSYAIHQLISKSSILSMMLGSNATSRSGRSLVKVTG